Proteins from a single region of Rhodovibrio salinarum DSM 9154:
- a CDS encoding flagellin: protein MALSIVSNQAASIATRSLEQANNAATATAEKLSSGKRINSAADDAAGSAIAARLSAEVAGLQQAGVNAGQASSLLQIADGAFQNVEDILTRAKSLSVQAGSEQISDQERAFLDQEFQSLKDEIDRIANDTEFNGANLVNGDVEGFVDGGASVTITKDVVGGGTGMATVMSLSTAGFQGIAAMGLQLSSGSMSALSGNATAPVQLGSVMYATGNGGFQIGGLNVMTTGGASTAANFTGNLQDADGNTLAGTLAITMDARITLMATNTMVDGTITVSIGTAFAPAADITVADGAGFTGAEAMNFSFKVGTGTTASEDEISVDIGGITNQALGLSNASIDSKANADTASDLVSSAIDALQAKRSDVGAAQNRLDFASQNVDLARENQEAARSELEDLNVAKAITEFSQQQLLVQAGTSTLSQANSLPQNLLQLFR from the coding sequence ATGGCTCTTAGCATCGTTTCCAACCAGGCTGCCAGCATCGCCACCCGGTCGCTGGAGCAGGCCAACAACGCCGCGACCGCGACCGCCGAGAAGCTGTCGTCGGGTAAGCGGATCAACAGTGCTGCGGACGACGCCGCCGGTTCCGCCATTGCGGCCCGTCTTTCCGCCGAGGTTGCCGGCCTTCAGCAGGCCGGTGTGAACGCCGGCCAGGCGTCCTCGCTGCTGCAGATCGCCGACGGTGCCTTCCAGAACGTTGAGGACATCCTGACCCGTGCGAAGAGCCTGTCCGTGCAGGCCGGCTCCGAGCAGATTTCGGACCAGGAGCGTGCGTTCCTCGACCAGGAGTTCCAGTCGCTTAAGGACGAAATCGACCGTATCGCCAACGATACGGAGTTCAACGGCGCCAACCTCGTCAACGGTGACGTAGAAGGGTTCGTCGACGGTGGGGCTTCGGTCACGATCACCAAAGACGTCGTCGGTGGTGGTACCGGGATGGCGACCGTCATGAGCCTGAGCACGGCCGGCTTTCAAGGCATCGCTGCGATGGGCCTGCAACTGAGTTCCGGATCGATGTCGGCTCTTAGCGGTAACGCAACAGCCCCGGTCCAACTCGGTAGCGTCATGTACGCCACGGGTAATGGTGGCTTCCAAATTGGTGGCCTGAACGTGATGACCACCGGCGGCGCTTCTACCGCGGCAAACTTCACCGGCAATCTCCAGGACGCCGACGGCAACACGCTTGCGGGTACCTTGGCGATCACCATGGATGCTCGCATCACGCTGATGGCCACTAACACGATGGTCGATGGCACGATCACAGTGAGTATCGGCACAGCCTTCGCCCCGGCCGCCGACATCACCGTAGCGGATGGTGCAGGGTTCACCGGCGCCGAGGCGATGAACTTCAGCTTCAAGGTTGGCACCGGCACGACCGCTAGCGAGGACGAGATCAGCGTCGACATCGGTGGCATCACCAACCAAGCGCTCGGCCTCAGCAACGCGTCGATTGACTCCAAGGCGAACGCCGATACCGCGTCCGACCTGGTCAGTTCCGCGATCGATGCGCTGCAGGCGAAGCGTTCCGATGTTGGTGCGGCCCAGAACCGACTGGACTTCGCCAGCCAGAACGTCGATCTGGCCCGCGAGAACCAGGAAGCTGCCCGCAGCGAGCTGGAGGACCTGAACGTCGCCAAGGCGATCACCGAGTTCTCCCAGCAGCAGCTGCTGGTGCAGGCCGGTACCTCGACCCTGTCGCAGGCCAACAGCCTGCCGCAGAACCTGCTGCAGCTGTTCCGGTAA
- a CDS encoding flagellar protein FlaG, protein MEDASMDISTVPIPLDPAAGGRGVSERPIQPGDGMTANGGRREPSIELAKALAAELSDGPVSETNELHLRVDEDLKEVVATVVDTQTGEVVKSYPPEEVISAAKKLKAMLGQILDRNV, encoded by the coding sequence ATGGAGGACGCATCCATGGACATCTCGACAGTCCCCATCCCCCTCGATCCGGCGGCAGGTGGCCGCGGCGTGAGCGAGCGGCCGATCCAGCCGGGCGACGGCATGACCGCCAATGGCGGACGCCGCGAACCGAGCATCGAACTCGCCAAGGCCCTGGCGGCCGAGCTGAGCGACGGTCCGGTGAGCGAGACCAACGAATTGCACCTACGCGTGGACGAGGACCTTAAGGAAGTCGTCGCAACCGTCGTCGACACTCAGACGGGCGAAGTCGTGAAATCCTATCCGCCGGAAGAGGTCATCTCCGCGGCGAAGAAGCTGAAGGCGATGCTGGGACAGATCCTGGATCGCAACGTGTGA